In the Symphalangus syndactylus isolate Jambi chromosome 17, NHGRI_mSymSyn1-v2.1_pri, whole genome shotgun sequence genome, AAGCCGAGATCTTGTTTTTTGGGACCAAAGGACAGACCCCTCCCTACCTCCTCTACCTGAATACAGTGATAGGACTTGGGGAGGGAGAACAGCTCCTACTGCTCAACAGGCATGTCAGAAGACCCCAGATTCCTTTGCTTCTTGAGCAGCTGTTAGCCAACTTGGGACCAGTCTTGGGTTGTTCCTAAGAGGGCACAAGGAGAGAGAACCCACTTTGACTGCCATGACTCCTTGCTCCACACATCTGTCTCACTTTAGGAATCAATGGCAGCGAGGTAGCCACAAAACATCTCCAAGACCGACtccccaaaaaaagaagaaaagggcttCACGGGCCACTCTCACCCAAGTTTCCTCCTAAAGGCACTTGAGCTGATGCCATCAGGTGCCAATGTGACATGGGCCATGACAACGCCCACAAGCACAACTCTTCCTTTTCCCTTGAGGAAGGAAGAGGTGCCATCCACTTTTTGGATCCAGCCCTTGTCTGCTCCACCCCGTTTTTTCTTTTGTCCCTACAGTGTATAAGGAAGCCAAAGTAAGCTCAGCTGCCATTCCTGTTCTTATTCTTCCTCAAAAAGGAGGTGAAGTGCAGGACTGTGAAACACTGAGGAGCTACTGCAACGAAAAACCCAATTTTTGGGGAGAGCTGGACCAGCTATAGTCCCTACTTTGGACCAGGACTCTTATGCCTCTGGATTACCTGTACCCACACTTTACCTGCTGAAGTTGCTTTTggataaacaaaaacaagaacagaacAAACAAATCCCCTTCCCCAATCTTTTCCATTTCAGCTGCCAGCTGGAGTCCAAGGTTGTGGGAGCCACACTTCAATCTTGGTCCTGTACCTTGAGTCCCCACCTATGACCTCAGCCAAGGGTCCAGGGACTAGCTTCCCTACCCAGGAATGCTGTAAGAACTTCCCCGAGATACTCATAGTCTCAGATTATTTACAGAGCTGAGGTTCTGGGGCCACTGTCCCCTGATGCACTCTTCTGGTCTCCTGGGTCCACTCCTCCAGGAGTGGGACAGGTTCACATGGGGCGGTGGTGGGACCATCAGACCAGAGGGGCTGTGCTCTTCGGCAGGTTCTTCTGATCACTCCCACCACCCGGGGCCCTTGCGCCTATAGAGAAAACTGCCCGTCGGAAGTCTTGGACTGGCACCCTTGGCACATCCGTTTGTGTCTGAGTAATCGATCTGTCCGAGAAAAACACTGAGAAGAAAGGGAGGGTTAAGTGCCTGAGCGGAGAAACTCAGCTACCTGTTGGCTAACTCATTCCTCTCACAGGAGGCAGATACCACATTCTCCATCCCCTCAGCACGTGCACAGACAGCAGGAGCACACGGTGGTGGAGAGTGCAAGCTCTCGGGCCAGAGCACCTGGAGCTGAATCTTGGCATTCTATCACtcagcagctgtgtgaccttgggcaagttacctaacagCCCAGAATCTGCACACTCATCTGCAAAACTGTAAAGCGAGGCTAAAAGTACCTACTCACAGCACAGCTGCTTTATTCATCAaagatttattgagtatctatctCAAGGCACATACAGAGTAGAGAACCAGAGGAATgaagtctctgccctcatggagctgttATTCTAGCGTCTGAAGATTCAGTGTAAGAGTGCGGAGCAAAGCCTGGGACCTAGCAATACATCCAGGAAGCGTTAGCTATTATCATTTCTCATCTCTTGTTCTTGTCTTGTTTTGGCCCCAGCTCTTACATTCTCATCAGATCAGATACTGACCCCCAGGGCAAAGATTGTATCTCTTCCTCTAAAGTGCACTAGCTCTGAAGTTGGactgaatcccagctctgttcGTGATCTGCTGTGTCCTTGGGAAAATTAACTTCTCTGAATCTCAATTTTCCCATATGTGAAATAAGGACAATACAGCTACCTTAGGGAGtcaatgtgaggattaaataaaatcatcTATGTAAAGTACGctctcacagtgcctggcatagagtaagTGATCATgaaatgctattattattattattattacaatgtTCTAATTGCTCCTCCCCATGATCAGCTGCATAAGGCCAGACAGATGCACTTCACCCCGATGTGTTAACTATTATAGCGAGGAATGCTGGTGGCTCTTGTCAGGCAGGAGTGGAGAATGGCCCTGATTCTTGGGGAAGGAAAAGTGTGTGTGGGGGATTGTAGCAGGGATGAGCCTTACCTGATGACACCGTTCACACTGGTAAGGCTTTTCACCACTGTGCACACGCTTGTGGCGTTCCAGGTGGTACTTCTGGATGAAACGCATATCACATATGTCACACTCAAATGGCTTCTCACCTGGCCCAGGTGGACAGAGAAGTGAATGTGGGGAGGTATGTACGGTAGGGACTTCATTCCAGTTTTCTCAGAAACTTTAACTCTTAGTAATGTGTAGACACCTAAGTGATCATAAATGGGGAGAGGTCCCCAAAGGTGCTGTTCTCAGTGACACCAGATACAAAGCCATGCAATCTCTCTGCTTCATTGACTTatcttcttccttcatttctaatACTTACCCATTAAAATAAACCCAACTAGAGCCACGAACAGACATGGAATACAAGCGATAGACTATTCTCCCCCTTTTGAATATAAGCAAGAGACTTACCAGTGTGAATAAGGATGTGCCTCTTTAGGTGGTAACTGCTCCGAAAGGCTCCAAAGCAGTGTTCACAAACAAAATTTTTGGGAATCTTTACTTGAAAAGAACCATTTTGTTCCACTACCACCACCTGGGGGCAATAATCAGGCATGTCATGAGGCCACCACTGCCCTCCTTCCTGGAGAGACTGTTCTACTCTGGGTCCACTTCCAGCTGTTGGAGAAAGGAACCTCTCTGATGCTGTCTAAAGGTGCTGCCATCTCCTGTACTCCACGGAGGTAAGAGACCCTTTGGGAAAGGAGGTGGAGTGGGAAAGCTGTCTATCCTGTCAAACCCAGCAGTCTGAGTATGACTTGAGCTGGAGCCTGCCTGCCCCCATGCCTCGGGATCTGGGATCTCATGCTCCCCAACCTGTACCATTACTGTTCCAGCAAGGGAGGAGATCAACTACCAAGGTAGTCTCTGGATGAAATGTGGGGGGACTCactcactggctatcagagatcAAAGCATCTAGGGAAAGCTCCAGGTTACATGgtagagggaagaaggaggaataTTACCCCATTACCAAACTGTATGAGTTTGGGGGATCACCCCATTACCTGCCTTTTTAACAGTCTTTTTTGAATGAGAGGCCTCAGACAGGCTGTCATCATCTTTGCGGCTCCGGGACTTATCACTGTCTTTTCGGTGACCCTTTGAAGACAAATCAAATCTAAACTCACAGCCCGTCTCAGAACATGAGATGAAACCCAATGCAGCTCTCAGACAAAATTCATAAATGAGAGTAAACCACCTGCCCCGAAAGCTTAGAGGAATTACACAACTATTTCCTCTCCAAGCACCTGGTCTTAAAGAGTTGAAGGTACATAAAAGACCTTCCTTAGCTTTCTGAAATACCAATGTTCATCCATTCCCCAGCTGGATCCCCTTGCCCCACTTCCCTATGCGGAAGCATCAAGGAATCAGAGCTTGGTATCTCCTGGCAGAGAGCTTGGGCCACCCGATCCCCAGGTGCCACAATGGACTCAAGCGCTGTACCTGACTCGAGCACCTCAGCACATCAGGGCTACCTGCCCGCTCGCCATTCTCGGCCTGCTTGCTGGCAATCTGGCTCAGCATCATCTTCTTGCTGGCTGCAGTGGGAACCAAACTCACACCTGCTAGGCCTTCACAAGCCAGGAGACTTGCCTAAGTTGAAAGGAGATGAGGTGTCAGGTCACCTGGCAGGGCAGGGAAAAAACAGACTGCCATCCTCTATAGAACTACCTTTTACACCCTGCTACAACTGCTTCTCTCCAGGGAATGTCCCTCCTCACTGCCAAAGCCTTGCTTCCTTCAAGAGTCTTCCCTAACTCATCTCACCAGGAATGACTTGTCATCCTTCAGCATTTAAATATAGATCAAGTAAATAATCAAGTATTACCGACACCTTTGTCATTAGCACTAGGCAGTGTGTGGCTACATATTTCTTTGAAGGTATTTCTAGGCCTTAACTGTGGGTGGGTATGAGGTTCCATCTTGCTAACCCACTGACATGGGAGATTCCTTCAggaccttcctccttcctctctcaacaGCCCTCAGCTGGGccggatacagtggctcacacctataatcccagcactttgggagaacgaggcgggcggatcacgaagtcaggagttcgagacaagcctggacaataggtgaaaccccgtctccactaaaaatacaagaattagccaggtgtggtggcacgcacctgcagtcccagctactcgggaggctgaggcaggagaatcacttgaacctgggaggtggaggctgcagtgagccgaaatcgtgccactgcactccagcctgggcaacagagcgagactccctccgtctcacacacaaacacacacacacacacacacacacacacacacacacacacacagcccttaGCTTCAGAGCCCACTTTTGATTGGCAGATCTTGCTGGTGTCAACTGTATTTTCTAttggtttgtttcattttttgcttgttggttgagacagggtgtcactctgttgcccaggctggagtgcagtggcacgatctcggctcactgcagtcttgacctccctggcttaagtgatccttctacctctacctcctgagtaactgggacttcaGGAgaatgccaccatacctggctattttttttttttttttttgtatttatagagacagggtttcaccatgttgcctaggctggtgtggaactcctgagcttaagcaatcctccagcctcagtctcctaaagtcctgggactacaggctattTCTCCCTTTAGATTTTAAACTCCCTAAGTATTTACCAATTGCAACTGATACGATTTTTGGAGTTGAGTATTTCTCTTGACCTCTTAGGCCatttatatgtgtgcatgtatgatcACATTTTTTCACATTCCTTGCTCCACATATAATTTAAACAATTACTTAAGTAAGGTGTGTTTAAGTAAATTTCCAGAAAACTGCTACATTCTTCAAACTGACTTCGGTTAGCCAGcattaaagaaaatacttttcttactgaaaaaaaaatttttaagaaatcattgGTCAGCAAACTCACAAATTtatgaagaaattccttttagaTGATCAGTACATTCTGGGACCCCTCCTTCCACCTTCTGGGACTTTGGAGTGAAAGATCCAGAGTTAAAATCTTAGCTCAGCTGTTTGCACTGtataatcttgggcaagttattccaCCTTTGcaagccttagtttccttacATGAAAAATGCCTGTCATAATGCTTATCCTTACAGGGCTGATGAAAAGTAAACTAAGACGTAAAACGCTTAACAGTGTCCAGCACAAAGTTGAGTCCTTAGTGGAAGGCAGCCTTCTCAGAAGACTGAATACAATGCTGAGAAGTGGGTTGcaaaagacaaaggaagaagaaactgaCGGGCTCCTATTCTATATGGAAAGGAGGAAGCTGTGAATTCAGAAGCAGCTGGAGGAAAGCCAATTATACTACAATCAGACTGCCATCCTGGTGAGACTGGTAGGGGAGGTTCCCTAGAAGCAAGCTGGGAGAAGCTCTGGAGATGTGTGCACGTAGCTATTCTACTCAGATGACTACAGCAGCCTATTTGCTCATTCTGTCTCTCCAGTCCATCCTCTGCCTCCACAATAATGACCTTCTACATACACTGATCTGATGCTACTCTGCTGCTTAACTTAGCAAGGCATAAAAGGCCTTTGGGTTACACTCTGCTTACTGCAGGGAACAACTTCCTCACCTATCACTGTGAATACCACCTCCATAACTATCCCCATTTAAATCCCTTACTCCGTAACTACCAAACAACCTGCAGTACTCGGAACCTCATCACATTTTCCCATGACTCTAAGCTCCTGCCCATGCCGTTCCTTTTGTCCACACACCCTTCTCTGCTTGTTTAGCAAAATCCTATGCATCTTTCAACCTTCATCTTCTTTTTCTATCCAAGCAGAAGTACTGTTCTCTCCTATGTACATACCCCTGTTACTGCACATTCCTCAATCAACAGATTCAGAGTCTCTACTACTAGCTGGCCACTATACAAGGCAttgtgaatataaaaataaatggcttTCCATCCCTCTCCCGACCCCAACTAGCCTGGAAGCTTACTGGGGACAAGGACAATcgtattcatttttgtattcccAACACAATGCATTGCATGCAACAGGAACTCAATAAATTCCTGTTgaaaaaaaacaactgaagcATTCACCATACTATTCACTCCCTTACACCTCTCAGCACTTAATGTACCAAATGTAAACTGAGTACACGTTGCTTTGCAAATGTCACGTTGCTTTGCAAATGTCCCATCAGTGCCTGTGATGCAGTATAGCCTACCTCCTTCATTTGACTGgaagctccctgaaggcaggggctgtggcctgtctcctttccttcctctagaTCTCCCCCTGGTGCTTAATACAGAGCTTGGATCACTGGGGTTGGTCAATATGTTGACTAAGGCAGCATTCAAGAGTGAAACTGCAAACAGGCTTCCCAGTGATCTTGGAGGAGGACTCCAGAGCTTTTTACCTGAGCCATGCTGATTTCTCACTTAAGGCAACCCAAAAGTTCAGGAGTTCCTAGATCCACCTTTCCTTGAGACACTGTCGTTTTTGAAGAACTGTCACCAAATCACGGTAACGACTCCTTCGTGTCCCATCAGTCCTGTTGCCATATTGAACTTTGTCTTCAAATAGAACTTAGTGTCCTCCAAAGAAAAAATAGGTGTTCCAAGAATCCCTGGACTCTGCCTGGCTCCTGCCTATTGTCTGAAGAAAAAGAGAGTCTACCAGTCTTGGTTTTCCAGTTGAATTCTCTTGATGAAGCTCACGATCTGTTTCAGAAACCTGAAACCAGAAAGGAAGAGGGGGGCTGCTAAATACAACATCTTCAGGCCATTACAACGTGCGATGTGAACTTTTTTTTGCTGGGCGCTCTCTGTGAAGCTCAGAACGAGGACATGAGTCAAGAAGAGTTTTCTTTCTAGGTCAATAGGAGGAACTGGTCTCCTGGGCAAGGAGGGGAAGCCAACAGGAGCAAAAGTAATTGGGGCCTCCTATGGAGGAAC is a window encoding:
- the ZNF740 gene encoding zinc finger protein 740 isoform X3; amino-acid sequence: MAQASLLACEGLAGVSLVPTAASKKMMLSQIASKQAENGERAGSPDVLRCSSQGHRKDSDKSRSRKDDDSLSEASHSKKTVKKVVVVEQNGSFQVKIPKNFVCEHCFGAFRSSYHLKRHILIHTGEKPFECDICDMRFIQKYHLERHKRVHSGEKPYQCERCHQCFSRTDRLLRHKRMCQGCQSKTSDGQFSL
- the ZNF740 gene encoding zinc finger protein 740 isoform X4: MKEASLLACEGLAGVSLVPTAASKKMMLSQIASKQAENGERAGSPDVLRCSSQGHRKDSDKSRSRKDDDSLSEASHSKKTVKKVVVVEQNGSFQVKIPKNFVCEHCFGAFRSSYHLKRHILIHTGEKPFECDICDMRFIQKYHLERHKRVHSGEKPYQCERCHQCFSRTDRLLRHKRMCQGCQSKTSDGQFSL
- the ZNF740 gene encoding zinc finger protein 740 isoform X2 codes for the protein MKEASLLACEGLAGVSLVPTAASKKMMLSQIASKQAENGERAGSPDVLRCSSQGHRKDSDKSRSRKDDDSLSEASHSKKTVKKVVVVEQNGSFQVKIPKNFVCEHCFGAFRSSYHLKRHILIHTGEKPFECDICDMRFIQKYHLERHKRVHSGEKPYQCERCHQVRLIPATIPHTHFSFPKNQGHSPLLPDKSHQHSSL
- the ZNF740 gene encoding zinc finger protein 740 isoform X1 encodes the protein MAQASLLACEGLAGVSLVPTAASKKMMLSQIASKQAENGERAGSPDVLRCSSQGHRKDSDKSRSRKDDDSLSEASHSKKTVKKVVVVEQNGSFQVKIPKNFVCEHCFGAFRSSYHLKRHILIHTGEKPFECDICDMRFIQKYHLERHKRVHSGEKPYQCERCHQVRLIPATIPHTHFSFPKNQGHSPLLPDKSHQHSSL
- the ZNF740 gene encoding zinc finger protein 740 isoform X5; translation: MMLSQIASKQAENGERAGSPDVLRCSSQGHRKDSDKSRSRKDDDSLSEASHSKKTVKKVVVVEQNGSFQVKIPKNFVCEHCFGAFRSSYHLKRHILIHTGEKPFECDICDMRFIQKYHLERHKRVHSGEKPYQCERCHQVRLIPATIPHTHFSFPKNQGHSPLLPDKSHQHSSL